One window of Lytechinus variegatus isolate NC3 chromosome 2, Lvar_3.0, whole genome shotgun sequence genomic DNA carries:
- the LOC121407546 gene encoding gastrula zinc finger protein XlCGF46.1-like — protein MEMIPSVPINIFIKEEKKETLLDTEGNEDETKHIISGYTIKKELEEDWEVEEDCVLSTNREGWESPDESFESGPDGGGIGSTAYSPESGSDGDEAESKRLTSEDIIDTGHGSVGHTCSASNRSGAISNLGIHFGERQSQCSSFSESLCEANLSNPDIITSHTEKSVKCDLCKREFSAKGSLKRHLLFHTGKKPFECCYCSKRFPQSCDLKRHLLTHTGEKPYECLYCKKRFSQKGDLKRHIRTHTGEKPHKCLECGKGYANKRDLNRHLINHTGEKPYECTVCKKGFFMEDSLNCHLLTHGSRERPYECSFCKKRYSYQKRYNLHLLTHTSEMQYQCSYCQKGFSKKQHLKRHLLIHNQEKPYACRYCRESFAQCADLESHVMTHTGENRFKCLDCGKEFSHKGNLNRHVLTHSEEKPFKCSDCGKGFSQKDKLKCHLLSHTGEMPYKCSYCVKGFTQKNHLDRHVLTHSGEKPYECSYCNKGFIQKHHLNRHLLRHSGARTVNVQDVKIDLLKDDI, from the exons ATGGAAATGATACCATCAGTTCccatcaatatttttatcaaggaagaaaaaaaagagacctTGTTGGACACCGAGGGGAATGAAGATGAGACCAAACATATTATTTCTGGGTACACCATCAAGAAAGAACTTGAAGAAGATTGGGAAGTAGAGGAAGATTGCGTTTTGTCAACAAATCGAGAAGGGT gGGAAAGCCCTGATGAAAGTTTTGAGTCGGGTCCAGATGGAGGTGGAATTGGAAGCACAGCCTATAGTCCTGAGTCGGGTTCTGATGGAGATGAAGCAGAGTCTAAACGGCTTACATCAGAAG ATATCATTGACACTGGACATGGATCGGtaggacatacatgtagtgctTCAAACAGAAGTGGAGCTATATCCAATCTAGGCATACATTTTGGAGAAAGGCAGAGTCAGTGTTCTAGTTTCAGTGAAAGTTTATGCGAGGCTAACCTTTCCAACCCTGATATTATAACATCACACACAGAAAAGTCAGTTAAATGTGACCTATGTAAGAGAGAATTTTCAGCGAAAGGCTCTCTAAAACGTCACCTCCTATTCCACACAGGAAAAAAGCCTTTTGAGTGCTGCTACTGTAGCAAGAGATTTCCTCAGAGCTGTGATCTTAAACGCCATCTCTTGACCCACACAGGAGAAAAGCCGTATGAATGCCTTTATTGTAAGAAACGATTTTCACAGAAGGGTGACCTCAAGCGCCATATTCGAACGCACACCGGAGAAAAACCACACAAGTGTTTAGAGTGTGGCAAAGGGTATGCTAATAAACGCGATCTAAATCGTCATCTCATCAACCACACTGGAGAGAAGCCATATGAATGTACAGTGTGCAAGAAGGGATTCTTTATGGAGGATTCTCTCAATTGCCATCTCTTAACCCACGGCTCTCGGGAAAGACCATATGAATGTTCATTCTGTAAAAAACGATATTCTTACCAAAAGCGTTACAATCTTCATCTCTTGACTCACACTAGTGAAATGCAGTATCAATGTAGCTATTGCCAGAAAGGATTTTCGAAGAAGCAGCATCTTAAGCGCCACCTACTGATTCACAATCAAGAAAAGCCATATGCATGCCGCTATTGTCGGGAAAGCTTTGCCCAGTGTGCTGATCTTGAATCCCATGTCATGACTCATACTGGAGAAAATCGCTTTAAATGTTTAGATTGTGGGAAAGAGTTTTCTCATAAAGGCAATTTAAACCGCCATGTTCTCACCCACTCCGAAGAAAAACCATTTAAGTGTTCAGACTGTGGCAAAGGATTTTCTCAGAAAGATAAACTAAAGTGTCATCTTCTATCCCACACAGGAGAGATGCCATATAAATGTTCTTACTGTGTAAAAGGATTCACCCAGAAAAATCATCTAGACCGCCATGTTCTCACCCACTCTGGGGAAAAACCTTATGAATGTTCTTACTGTAACAAAGGATTTATTCAGAAACATCATTTAAATCGCCATCTCTTACGACACTCAGGAGCAAGGACAGTGAATGTTCAGGATGTGAAAATTGATCTCCTAAAAGATGATATCTGA